acacTATGAATGAACTCCTGGCTGAGAGGAAAGTGTAGTCGTGTTTATAGTTGTGAGCTGTAAAAGTGCTGAACAACCAGCTGGGGGCGCTACCCAGTCTGACTGctttcattggttgttgtgggtgaAGTAAAATAATGGTAGGAACACCATATACTGGAGAATCACTTAGACATAAAACTTGGGACAAGCCTCGACTCAGGGCTGCCCCTCAGGTCTAAAGCTGTAGCTAACACTTTATTTAAGTGGGtcctaattacctagtaattttacAGTAATAATTGGTatttatctagtaatttctTAAGAGTAAGGTGGTAATTACTTTGTAATAAgctggcattttaccaagtaataactcagGAATATGGtaatgtctgtctctgtgtattGTCTGGTTTTTTAGATGAATGTGTTGACTGTGAGCGACTAAGTTGTACTTTTCCCTTAGaggacaataaagtttatccTTATCTTTAATATTAAGGAggtatttacctagtaataaggTATTAGTTATCAAGcaatgccttttttaaaatgtatattttaggctttttatgcctgtattttaaggagaaaaacagtggatagagtcagaaatagggATGGAAGTTAACacctgtcttctttgtgtgggtaatagatttattgatatgacttaccgtgaatctttactgatgacagttagttatgttttttttttttttaaataagcctTAAAAAAGAGCCGCAACTgctcactaaagagccacatgcagctcgagagccgcgggttgagtatcactgcactaggccatctgtgccccattatccagtaattccttgtaatattgtggcaattttcTGGAGGATAGGTGGTATTTCACCCTAATCCCTGATTTCTACCCTCACCCTTAACCCCTAACCCTACTCTGACTCCCATCCTTCAGCCCTAATCCTACCCAAACCCCTTAACCCTAAACCctaaaaaacacttgaaatttattCAGGAAgaactcactttaatttagtgggtTCAAAAAAGAAATTACCTGGGTATTATCAAGCAGCTTATGAAAAAATCATCATCTTATTTCTTAGAAATTACTCGGTAAAATGCcccctaattaccagagaactgtcaaaatatgacaacgTTTAGGTTGAGGGTATTTTGCACTTCCGcgttggcttcatttttcaggactggaggttgctgcttggttatGACCTAATGACCAGAGAATTTCCACAATTTTACAGTGTAATACTTGTTAAGTAATACTTTAATACTAGGTATATACTTACTTAATTTTCCagagttattacttggtaaattCAAACTAACTACAAGTTCATTACCagcttattcttgagaaatcaCTAGATAATTACAACTTATTTCTACaaaattactaggtaaataGGACCCTCTTGAATACTAAAATTGTGCTGTTTTGCCATCATTTGAGGTTAGTAACACATGACCAGTGGGATCTAAAGGGTTAAGATTTTGTTTAACTTCTAAATCCTGAAATTATCTTCTTCTACAGCTCCATAGATCACTAACCAAAGAGATGTAAGAAGCGCTACACGCACATAGGTCCGAGTTAAGTGATTCTTTGCTCTGTTTCTCCTTCATGCTCTAAAATCTGAACCCCCAGACTCAGAAGTTAGTTTCCTGCTCAGTGAACAGTTTGCGTTCCTGTCTCCAGCACATTGACTCCACGTGAAACTGAACCGGACCTCCACCTGGGTTCTGTCTACGTACACATCACCAACATGGCCGACAGCGAAACCCCGGCGAGGTCAAACTCTGCGTACGTGCATCTCCGGTTGAAGGCCTACAGGGTGTCCGAGCGACATGCAGGCGGTTGATTGTACAAACTGGAGGAGTGCAAACTGTTCCAGACATTCAACACGAAGACACGATAAAAATGACTCCATCTCCCACTCGTTCATTTGGACTACAAACTCAAATAAAGCTACTGTAAAAGTGGGTTTGGTTGACACTGAAAGAGCTTCTTTTGGGAACAAAAAGACgaccaaaacaaacagattCAATGAAGGCCGGTGTGGAAGAATCTCTGCCATGGAAGAACGACTCTCTGCGTCTGACAAAATCGAAGAACAAACAAGCAGCAGTCCAGGATTTCTTATCAAACAGCAGACTAGTCTGATAAGGCGCATCAAGAACTCCGCGGGCTGCTCATTAGCTTCAGAGACTGAAAAAACTCAGATCTGTGTAGAGTCAACAGTTCATGCTCATACATCAGATCGGCTACCTCAAGGGGGCAGTGTGGACGAGGATGGACAGTATTATCGATCCCCTTTTTATCTATCATGGGTTTGATGGAACCATGTGTGGAAAACAAACTGTAAGATTTAGGAGAAACCAGTTTAAGGTGCAAACCGCCGCCTCACATCCCCTCCGAGGCTTTCAGTAAATTACTAGTTTCATTAAGGGACCGTCAGTTTCAGTAAGGGACTGTCAGTAAAGAGCAGAATACGAAATAAGGAACCGTCAGTCAGCAGCACAACGATAATAAGGGACCATCAGTCAATAATATCAGAGTTTAAAGCTGTAACAGAGACAAAACAATAAACTATCAAAATACAACTAAAAAAGGAGGTTATATTCCGGAAGCAACGTTTCGTTCAGAGTAATGTGTTGTTAAGCGTTGGGTTTTAGTTCCAAACTACTTCCCCCCCTCCCTACGGAGACTAGCGGGACACAACAGCTGCCTTTTGattatatacacacacacacttgtttTTCggttttccttttgtttgttttttcctagAAAAAGacgccatccatccattctggTCTTCAGCAGTCTCTCAGTTCCTTGATGATTCTCAGATCCAGAACTTTACAGAGGCTTCAGACAAAATCAGACAGAGGAAAGGCTCTGAGTACCGATCCTACCTGAAAACACAGTCCAGTAACGCTCCTCTTCCACGGGTGCTGACTTAGTCCATCAGCCAGCTGATCGGTCACCAGCCTCACTGATCAGCTGACTCGTTCACTGACCACAGTCCGGGACTCAACGGTTTCCTCTCGACTGGGGCAGGGGACGGCAGACTGGGGGACAATGTCTCTGAGCTCTCTCCCCTCACCTGCTGCCTCAGGCTCTGCTCGGAGCCGAGCTCTACCCTCTGCCCCAGGAACAAGACCGACTCCTGCCCCGGCTACTCCCGGAGGTCCAGGAGGCATGGACCTCAAGGTACTGTTTGACCCCCTTCCACCTCCTACAACCTCTCTGCTTTCAACTGGCTGCCTTCTCTCCTCCGCCCTGACCCTTTCCACAGTGACCTCTCGATTTGGCAGCAGGCTCCCTCGATCCCTCGGCCGTGGGGTGCTCAGATCTTGAGGCTGCTCGCTCTGGTTCTGCAGAACAGGGACCAAGTTGGTCCTGGTTAGGCTGGGAGTTGGCCGGTGGGATGAGAGGTGCTGCACAGGGGGCCTGGTGAGCTGAGGAGGATGTTGGGGTTGGGAACGCGGCTGCATTTGAATCCGCTGAAAGTGTGGTTGTGCTTGGGACTGGGATTGGGACTGAGGTTGGGACTGGGATTGGGACTGGGATGGTCTCTGCTGGGAGGATGGCTGTCTGGGTTCTGGTCTGTATTGAGTCTGGGGTTGATGTTGTGGAAGGTGTCTCATCTGCTGTTGGGGTTGCACCTGATGCCTGGGCTCCAGGTGAGGTTGAAGCTGAGCAGAGGTTCTTGGCTGCATTTGAGGTTGAAGTTGGGCGGGAATTCTGGACAGGGATTGAGTCTGCGGTTGGGTCCTGGCTTGGGGTTGAGTTTGAAGTTGGGTCCTGGACTGGGGTGCAGGCTGAATTTGGGTAGATGATCTTGACTGGAGTTGAGGCTGCGGTTGGGTCCTGTGTTGGGTTTGAGTTTGAAGCTGGGTCGGGGTCCTGGATTGGGGCTGACTCTGAACTTGAACTCTGGACTGGGGTTGAGGCTGCAGTTGGGTCCTGGGTTGGGTTTGAATTTGAAATTGTGTTGGTGTTCTGGCCTGGGACTGACTCTGAAGTTGGACCCTGGATTGGGGTTGATTCTGAGGCTGGGTCCTGGGTAGGGATTGAAGTTGGGTAGGGGTCCTGGCCTGAGACTGAGGCTGAAGTGACTGCCTTGTCTCAGGTTGGGATTGTTTGAGCTGGGTCTGAGGCTGAAGTGACTGCCGCATCTCTGGTAGAGATTGTTTGAGCTGGGGTTGGGGCTGGGAGGGGTGTCTGTGCGGGGTCTGGGATTGGAGGGCTGTTGGGATCTGGGTCTGCAGATGTGGATGCCTTGTTTGGGGTGGATGAGCATGCAGGGTTGATGAGGACTGAGGGGGTCGGGGCTGAGATGGAGCATGCTGTGCCTGAAGCTGGGTTTGGTGCTGGGCTGAGGAGTGGACTGGCTTTGCCTGGGCTTTTTGGGGGGATGCTTGGGgctgagtctgggtttgggaCGGGGGGAGTTGGGGACTTAGCTGTGGAAGGACATGCCTTGTAGGAGATGGCTGGGCTGATGGGAACTGAGCTTGGGCCTGCGGTTGAGTTGGTGACTGGTTCTGGGAATGCGGCTGGGGAGGGTGGCGTGGTTGAGGGGGAGGATGTCGGGGTTCAGATGGGGGCTGAATGGCGGACTTTGACTTTGGTCTGGAATGAGCCTGCTGTGTTGGCTGGGGTCTAAGTTGAGGCACAGTCTGGGGCTCAGCTTCAGGCCTGGACTGGTTAGAGGATTCTGGGGGTGCAGAggctggaggaagaggaggctgaTCTTctgtggaggaagaggagtgtTGGTGgcgatgatgatggtggtggtggtggtggtgatggtggtgtTTGTGAGGTGTCCTTTCCTtccttttgtgtctttttgatGGACTaatgctactgctgctgctgctactcctccctcctcctcctccttctccaccAGTATCACCCACATCTTCATCTGcttcctcttttcctctgtCCCCTTCTCCTTCTGCTGTTCCTGTCTTCTCCTTGTGCTTCCTTCCTCTATGTGTTTTGTGTCCGTGTGATTGGCCTTCTTCTGAAGAAGTGGGCTGCTTCTGTGTATGTGATTGGCTCTGCTCAGAGGTGGCAGGTTTAGTCTCTGAGGTAGCGACTCCCTCCCCTTTAgctccctctccctctgtgGTGGCCGTTCTTTCAGTCTCAGCTGTCGAAGCAGTGGGTGTCTGGACACTCTCCTTCTCTTCAACTGTCTCTCTTGTTTTACGTTTTTTGATTGGCAGGGCTGTTTCCTGGACGACAGGTTTAGTGGAAGACTCCTTGGCTGCTCTTCGTTTAGCCTCGGCGGCTAGAATGGCTGCTGCGGTGTAGCTGCCAGCTGTAGAGCTACCAGAGGCTGATGCTGAGGAGGTGGATGCTGTGGCAGCTGATGATGCTGCTGAAGCCGAGGTGGGTTTTCTGCCCCGTTTCTTGGGGGCGGTCTGTGGTGGAACTGTAGGTTCCTGTTCTGATTTCCTCTTTCTGCCTGGACGGGACTTGGTCACGAGCGCAGGAGACACCACCTACAGGAAATGACCACATCCGTAAGTAAAATTAGTACCAACATTGTTCCCCAGTTTCATAATGCTTAAAACATATCATCCTCCACCAAGAGAATCAGTTCTGCTGCTGTGATAATCAGCTCTTGGATCTGGAGTTACGTTGCATTTGTAGATTCATATAAGCCCTACTGCAGGGATTGCCCCTACACCTTGCCAAGATGAAATCAGACTTGCAGTACTGCTATCATTTCACATGCTTATTGCCTGCTatccttttctttcttaaacAACTGCCCACTAAACTGAAGCCCAAAACAAACCAGCGCCCGAGTGGCGGGTTGCATCATTTGGCACACTTACGTTTCTATCCTTAACACACCGGCAGCAGCGCATCGAGGGTTAAACTCCCCATCAAACCCTCTATGGCCGGGTACTTGATCCCAGTGCAGAAAGCCTGCTCTAGGATCCCCCTACCTCACTGGGCAAGTGAAAAAACACTCGGagcagtggtatttcaccaGCAGCTGAAGGCTCCTGTCCATTCTACACCTTAAACAAAAGATGGCgctacatttctttttcttaccGCCTCAGACGGAGCTCTTACTATGGCAGCTGAGATGGACTGAACAGCTGTTCTCTCTGGAATTAAGGCTTGGTATGTTCCAAGGCTTTAGTTCTAGTTGCGTCCCAGGATGTCaagatacagtgcctatgaaaagttttcacccccttggatgttttaccctttttattgtttttataaaatcaattatggtcaatataatttggctttatgacataaaaaaattacaaaaaaactctttaatgtgaaaatgaaaGCAGTTTTCTagaaagtaatgccaattaaataaaaataagtaatgtaaaataagtgacctCATAAAAACccacccctttaaagtgactgacctaattcatccccttggatgttctaCCCTTCTTACGtgttttatgttgcttttatgTTTCTTATGCTCCCcatatttttgcacactgaATCGCCCTGActggggacaaataaagttcttgattgattgattgattcaacagaggttcagccagTTGGTGCAAGTAGTCAtaagatcacctgagtgcagtgaatgtgtctcaggtcagtggttttcaaactttttttgcccaaggcacaccaaaggttaagccaaaatctcaaggcgcACCATATTCATATTGTTTAAAGTGatgcaaaaacatggcagaaattgggcaaaaagtggtgaaacaaagtaaaaaaatggcaaaaagtgtccaaaagatGGGTTAccagtagcaaaaatgtgttgaaagtgtcaGTAAGGTAAAAAGACTTggcaaaggcaataaaatggcttaaaactgatgaaaaaaatgtgggaaaaatggggaaaaaagtttccgaacaaaggcaaaaataggcagagtTGGCACAATGTTGCGATAATGggttcaaagttgcaaaaaggtggTTATAAGGGattgaaagtgatgaaaaattggcaagaaagtCCCAGCTAtagcaaaattggcaaaaaagtggccagaaaataggttaaaagtggcaaaaatgaatgaaaatatcaaaaaggttgcaataatgggtgaccagtggcaaaaaagtgattaaaaataggttaaaagggaagaaaaatatggcagaaaagtggccaaacaaaggcaaaaaaatgggtgaaagttggcataatgtagcaaaaatcggttaaaagtagcaaaacagtggtaaaaaaatgattaaaagatgCAAACACTAGctagaaaaaggtaaaaagtgataaaaaattggcaaaaatgctgctgatccaacacacatgcactgatatcaatagATCCCACCTGGGGAGGCtgcattctctgtgttttttggtTCAGGGGCCCCGGCCAAATCTGTACGCAGGCCTGATCACACTACTTGCTATAAAGTTGTACTTATAGcatatggttgtacaaattcccaaggcacgcCTAGatttgccacaccatttgagaaccactgtctcAAGTATTGtaataaacacaccatccccactgtagagcacagtggtggcagcatcatactgtggggatgcttctcagcagcccgccctggaaggcttgtaaaggtagtgGGTAAAAGGAATCCAGCTAAATAGAGGaacatcctggaggacagtcttattcagtccgACAGAGAACTACGGCTGTGGAGAAGATTTTGCCCAAAGcctacagagaaagctacacagaaatggggaatgttctggagtggtcgagcgaaagcccagacctcaatccaagagagagtttgtggctggacttgaaaagggctgttcacacctgttCCCTGtacagcctgacagagcttgagcagtttagcaaaggagaatggagtgaatactttttatgggcactgtaaAGACAGTCTCTTATTTCTTTAAACCACAGTATAATACTATGACAGTGCAGAGACTCTATGATATGAGTTTCATGTTGTTACCAACATAACTGTCATGgaacagcagcagacagatcccTCTCAGTAGACCATAAAATTTTGCCTGTCATAAAGAGTCAGTCCTTCTTTGCTTTGTTTGTATCAGACTGAATGAGCACTCGTACCTTTGAGGCAGTGGAGGTGGTGCCGGTAGAGGACTCTGCCTTGCTGAAGGGCATCTTGACCAGCAGTTT
This window of the Cheilinus undulatus linkage group 11, ASM1832078v1, whole genome shotgun sequence genome carries:
- the mecp2 gene encoding methyl-CpG-binding protein 2 gives rise to the protein MEAEPQAEVSEPQAGPSEEAAGSESAGVPKQRRSIIRDRGPLYDDPSLPEGWTRKLKQRKSGRSAGKFDVYLINSEGKAFRSKVELIAYFQKVGDTTTDPNDFDFTVTGRGSPSRREKRPPKKPKVVKPSGRGRGRPKGSGKMRQATEGVAMKRVVEKSPGKLLVKMPFSKAESSTGTTSTASKVVSPALVTKSRPGRKRKSEQEPTVPPQTAPKKRGRKPTSASAASSAATASTSSASASGSSTAGSYTAAAILAAEAKRRAAKESSTKPVVQETALPIKKRKTRETVEEKESVQTPTASTAETERTATTEGEGAKGEGVATSETKPATSEQSQSHTQKQPTSSEEGQSHGHKTHRGRKHKEKTGTAEGEGDRGKEEADEDVGDTGGEGGGGGRSSSSSSSISPSKRHKRKERTPHKHHHHHHHHHHHHRHQHSSSSTEDQPPLPPASAPPESSNQSRPEAEPQTVPQLRPQPTQQAHSRPKSKSAIQPPSEPRHPPPQPRHPPQPHSQNQSPTQPQAQAQFPSAQPSPTRHVLPQLSPQLPPSQTQTQPQASPQKAQAKPVHSSAQHQTQLQAQHAPSQPRPPQSSSTLHAHPPQTRHPHLQTQIPTALQSQTPHRHPSQPQPQLKQSLPEMRQSLQPQTQLKQSQPETRQSLQPQSQARTPTQLQSLPRTQPQNQPQSRVQLQSQSQARTPTQFQIQTQPRTQLQPQPQSRVQVQSQPQSRTPTQLQTQTQHRTQPQPQLQSRSSTQIQPAPQSRTQLQTQPQARTQPQTQSLSRIPAQLQPQMQPRTSAQLQPHLEPRHQVQPQQQMRHLPQHQPQTQYRPEPRQPSSQQRPSQSQSQSQPQSQSQSQAQPHFQRIQMQPRSQPQHPPQLTRPPVQHLSSHRPTPSLTRTNLVPVLQNQSEQPQDLSTPRPRDRGSLLPNREVTVERVRAEERRQPVESREVVGGGRGSNSTLRSMPPGPPGVAGAGVGLVPGAEGRARLRAEPEAAGEGRELRDIVPQSAVPCPSREETVESRTVVSERVS